One window of uncultured Erythrobacter sp. genomic DNA carries:
- the galK gene encoding galactokinase, which translates to MPETFTATYLGHAPGRVNLIGEHTDYNGGMVLPAALSIGIEVSLSPRSDSMVAVTSNNYDAPAVRDLADDAVGEWSDPCVGALREANALGLLQGGASIDIRSTMPEGSGLSSSAALIVAILKAAREAGGGTQNDVELAVAARRVENHYMGVPCGIMDQMAVALATPGTAMALDTKSLDWTIASLPAGYAMLVVHSGLTRKLTDGRYGARKAECDAAKRYFGTEDLCLLDRAQVEGADLDDIPKRRALHCLTEHRRTVEAVDALEAGAMARFGELMNESHASMRDLFDMSLPEIDALVASAQELGALGARLTGGGFGGCIVVCVQAERREALLEQLLARHSGARFVDAVSAD; encoded by the coding sequence ATGCCTGAGACTTTCACCGCCACTTATCTTGGGCATGCGCCCGGACGGGTCAATCTGATCGGCGAGCACACCGATTATAATGGCGGCATGGTCCTGCCTGCCGCGCTGTCGATCGGGATCGAGGTTTCTCTCTCCCCGCGCAGTGACAGCATGGTCGCGGTCACCTCGAACAATTACGACGCGCCAGCGGTGCGCGACCTCGCTGATGATGCCGTGGGCGAGTGGTCAGACCCTTGTGTGGGCGCCTTGCGAGAGGCCAATGCGCTGGGCCTGCTCCAAGGCGGGGCCAGCATAGACATCCGCTCGACCATGCCGGAGGGGTCGGGCCTGTCCTCCTCTGCTGCGCTGATCGTCGCGATCCTGAAGGCCGCGCGCGAGGCCGGTGGTGGGACGCAGAATGATGTGGAGCTGGCGGTCGCGGCGCGCCGGGTCGAGAACCATTATATGGGCGTGCCTTGCGGGATCATGGACCAGATGGCAGTCGCGCTGGCGACGCCCGGCACCGCGATGGCGCTCGACACCAAGAGCCTTGACTGGACCATCGCCTCCCTGCCCGCCGGTTACGCAATGCTGGTCGTGCATTCGGGCCTCACCCGCAAGCTGACCGATGGCCGCTACGGCGCGCGCAAGGCGGAGTGCGACGCAGCCAAGCGGTATTTCGGGACCGAGGATCTGTGCCTGCTGGACCGCGCACAGGTCGAAGGGGCAGACCTCGACGACATACCCAAACGCCGCGCACTCCACTGCCTCACCGAGCATCGGCGCACCGTCGAAGCAGTTGACGCTCTGGAGGCTGGCGCAATGGCCCGCTTCGGCGAGTTGATGAACGAAAGCCACGCCTCGATGCGCGACCTGTTCGACATGTCGCTGCCCGAAATCGATGCGCTGGTGGCGAGCGCGCAAGAACTGGGAGCCTTGGGCGCGCGGCTCACCGGTGGCGGCTTTGGCGGGTGCATTGTGGTGTGCGTGCAGGCGGAACGGCGCGAGGCGCTGCTGGAGCAATTGCTCGCCCGGCATTCGGGCGCGCGCTTTGTCGAC
- the rpsO gene encoding 30S ribosomal protein S15 has protein sequence MSVSPERKQEIIKDNAQAKGDTGSPEVQVAILTERIRNLTEHFKSNHKDNHSRRGLLMMVNKRRNLLAFLKKKDVERYNALIQKLGLRK, from the coding sequence ATGTCGGTTTCACCCGAGCGTAAGCAAGAAATTATCAAGGACAATGCCCAGGCCAAAGGCGATACGGGCAGTCCCGAAGTTCAGGTCGCGATCCTCACCGAGCGCATCCGCAACCTCACCGAACACTTCAAGTCCAACCACAAGGACAACCACTCGCGTCGCGGCCTTCTGATGATGGTCAACAAGCGCCGCAACCTGCTCGCCTTTCTCAAGAAGAAAGACGTCGAGCGTTACAACGCCCTGATCCAGAAGCTGGGTCTGCGTAAGTAA
- the truB gene encoding tRNA pseudouridine(55) synthase TruB yields the protein MSELKPAPNGWIILDKPRGLGSTQAVAAVKRNLRQGGYAKTKVGHGGTLDPLAEGVLPIALGEATKLAGRMLDASKIYDFTLKFGEETATLDTEGEVVERSDHRPTLEQVEAALPHFTGAIEQVPPAYSALKVDGKRAYDLARAGEEVTLKTRAVTIHALTIADGGHERDAITLTAHVSKGTYIRSLARDIARDLGSLGHVTYLRRTKAGPFTESQAISLDKLNEVANGAALEDLLLPLEAGLDDIPALNLNQTDAQAAREGRVLSGLPQPSGLYCAMLDSVPVALMEISDGTAKVVRGFNLPDVAE from the coding sequence ATGAGCGAGCTTAAACCCGCGCCGAATGGCTGGATCATCCTCGACAAGCCGCGCGGGCTTGGATCGACGCAGGCTGTCGCGGCGGTGAAGCGCAATCTGCGTCAGGGCGGCTATGCCAAGACGAAGGTGGGCCATGGTGGCACTCTGGACCCGCTGGCCGAAGGGGTATTGCCGATTGCGCTTGGCGAGGCGACCAAGCTCGCTGGGCGGATGCTTGATGCGAGCAAGATTTATGACTTCACTCTCAAGTTCGGCGAGGAGACCGCCACGCTCGACACCGAAGGCGAAGTCGTCGAACGCAGCGATCACCGCCCAACGCTGGAGCAGGTAGAGGCGGCGCTCCCTCACTTCACAGGCGCGATCGAGCAGGTGCCGCCAGCCTATTCGGCGCTCAAAGTCGATGGCAAGCGCGCCTATGATCTGGCGAGGGCTGGGGAGGAAGTGACGCTCAAAACGCGTGCGGTCACGATTCATGCGCTCACCATCGCCGATGGCGGTCACGAACGCGATGCGATCACCCTAACCGCGCACGTTTCCAAAGGCACCTATATCCGCAGTCTTGCCCGCGACATCGCGCGCGACCTTGGAAGTCTCGGCCATGTTACCTATCTAAGGCGGACAAAGGCCGGTCCATTCACCGAATCCCAAGCGATTTCGCTGGACAAACTGAACGAAGTCGCTAATGGCGCGGCCCTTGAAGACCTCCTCCTGCCGTTAGAGGCGGGGCTGGACGACATCCCGGCCCTCAACCTCAACCAGACAGACGCGCAGGCGGCCCGAGAAGGCCGGGTCTTGTCTGGATTGCCCCAACCATCCGGGCTCTATTGTGCGATGCTGGACAGCGTCCCTGTCGCGCTTATGGAAATTTCGGATGGGACAGCGAAAGTTGTCAGGGGTTTCAACCTTCCCGATGTCGCTGAGTAG
- a CDS encoding galactose-1-phosphate uridylyltransferase: MTQLARSIGGRATYRRDHRKADGRMLHLYGREAHSLPPQSESADEIAQGGELRRHPLRQEWNVYAAHRQNRTFKPSAADDPLAPTIPGGPETEIPFADFECAVFENKFAAFHPGAASAADLGGIETEPAKGACDVVVYAPEATGSLESIGSDRRQVLLGALIDRYETHFAAGCEYVLPFENRGDEVGVTLHHPHGQIYGFDRVPDVQQRAIDAFASGYDLAGEIAAALPDYGLGVEGGMAAFVPRFARFPYEIWIAPLAARQGPWDCSDEELQALDYWLGEVTRRYDALFQQPAATMMAFHAAPNGGSTGYHFTVQFYPLLRAPGRVKYLASVEQHTGTFTVDVMPEDAAQTLRKFVRDA; encoded by the coding sequence GTGACGCAGCTTGCCCGCTCAATCGGTGGCCGCGCGACCTATCGCCGCGATCATCGCAAGGCCGATGGGCGGATGCTCCACCTCTATGGCCGCGAGGCACATAGCCTTCCGCCCCAGAGCGAAAGCGCTGACGAGATCGCACAAGGCGGTGAGCTGCGCCGCCACCCGCTAAGGCAGGAATGGAATGTCTATGCCGCGCATAGGCAGAACCGGACGTTCAAGCCTTCCGCCGCCGACGACCCACTCGCACCCACAATCCCCGGCGGGCCGGAGACCGAGATTCCCTTCGCCGATTTTGAATGCGCTGTGTTCGAGAACAAGTTCGCCGCCTTCCACCCCGGCGCGGCCAGCGCAGCCGACCTTGGCGGCATCGAAACCGAACCGGCCAAGGGCGCATGCGATGTCGTGGTCTATGCTCCCGAAGCGACAGGCAGCCTCGAATCCATCGGCAGCGACCGGCGGCAAGTGCTGCTCGGCGCGCTGATCGACCGCTACGAGACGCATTTCGCTGCGGGGTGCGAATATGTCCTGCCGTTCGAAAATCGCGGCGACGAGGTGGGCGTGACGCTCCACCATCCGCATGGCCAGATTTACGGCTTTGACCGCGTGCCCGACGTCCAGCAGCGCGCGATTGATGCCTTTGCGAGCGGGTACGATCTTGCAGGCGAGATCGCCGCTGCCCTGCCCGATTATGGCCTTGGCGTCGAAGGCGGCATGGCGGCTTTCGTCCCGCGATTTGCGCGCTTCCCCTACGAAATCTGGATCGCCCCGCTTGCCGCCCGTCAGGGGCCGTGGGATTGCTCTGACGAGGAATTGCAGGCGCTCGATTACTGGCTCGGCGAAGTCACGCGGCGCTATGACGCTTTGTTCCAGCAGCCTGCCGCGACGATGATGGCGTTTCATGCAGCGCCCAATGGCGGATCGACCGGATACCACTTCACCGTCCAGTTCTACCCGCTGCTGCGCGCGCCCGGACGGGTCAAATATCTCGCTTCGGTCGAGCAGCACACCGGTACGTTTACCGTCGATGTGATGCCGGAGGACGCGGCGCAGACACTTCGGAAGTTCGTGCGCGATGCCTGA
- a CDS encoding SLC5 family protein, with the protein MNVVQIAVFFALMAILAALVWRKVAAARAASHASADKEIFLAGGGLSWFFVAGAITLTNLSTDQLVGMNGAQMLLVAWWEIAGFIGLLMLAFIFVPIYYRNNCTTVTELLEKRYDGASIRTVISGLFLAGNLFIYLPAVIYSGSLFIQSLFGLEMGQFVIVPPFGEDPGMAVDRGLMAIAIVFAIVGAAYAILGGLRAVAVLDTYSGIGILALALLVVFLALKAIGFDFSGVPTERLSMVGDYDSQIPFHTLFTGMIFIQIFYWSTNQNITQKALAAPNVKEAQKGIMAAAIIRVLIVPPIVVIPGVVAFKLYGGVGDEAYGRLVGDIMPSWTSGLFAAMIAAAVLTTYSAVMNATITLWSVDFHRKFVNPDVDVVRLNRKVGIGAMVVSILLVPIYSNAESIIDLLQQLNGLLSMPILSAFIAALLFRNMDARAAVTGLAYGVGIYAFHTFYLYTDRAVWGGTTFYRYLGLDWLHYIDVMVFVLFSSVLVALLTNLVVFGKRAKFGFRSGAEEPSAA; encoded by the coding sequence ATGAACGTCGTCCAGATTGCGGTCTTTTTCGCCTTGATGGCCATTCTCGCCGCGCTTGTGTGGCGCAAGGTGGCGGCAGCGCGCGCGGCCAGCCATGCATCGGCGGACAAGGAGATTTTCCTCGCAGGCGGGGGACTGAGCTGGTTCTTCGTCGCGGGCGCGATCACGCTGACCAACCTTTCGACCGATCAGCTGGTGGGCATGAACGGCGCGCAGATGCTGCTGGTCGCTTGGTGGGAGATCGCCGGATTTATCGGCCTGCTGATGCTCGCCTTCATCTTTGTGCCGATCTACTATCGCAACAATTGCACGACCGTCACCGAACTGCTCGAAAAGCGCTATGACGGCGCGAGTATCCGCACGGTAATCTCGGGCCTGTTCCTCGCGGGCAATCTGTTCATTTACCTGCCTGCGGTGATCTATAGCGGGTCGCTGTTTATCCAGTCGCTGTTCGGGTTGGAGATGGGGCAATTTGTGATCGTGCCGCCTTTTGGCGAAGATCCCGGAATGGCAGTGGATCGCGGCTTGATGGCGATAGCAATCGTCTTTGCGATTGTCGGCGCGGCCTATGCGATCCTCGGCGGACTGCGCGCTGTGGCGGTGCTCGACACCTATAGCGGCATCGGCATTCTTGCGCTGGCTTTGCTGGTTGTGTTCCTCGCGCTGAAAGCCATCGGTTTCGACTTCTCCGGCGTGCCGACAGAGCGGCTCTCGATGGTCGGGGATTACGATTCCCAGATACCGTTCCACACGCTGTTCACCGGCATGATCTTCATCCAGATATTCTACTGGTCGACCAATCAGAACATCACGCAAAAGGCTCTTGCTGCTCCCAATGTGAAAGAAGCGCAAAAGGGCATCATGGCGGCTGCCATCATTCGCGTGCTGATCGTGCCGCCGATTGTGGTTATTCCGGGCGTCGTGGCGTTCAAACTCTACGGCGGCGTCGGGGACGAAGCCTATGGCCGTCTTGTCGGGGACATCATGCCCAGTTGGACCAGCGGGCTATTCGCAGCGATGATCGCGGCGGCGGTGCTGACCACCTATTCTGCTGTGATGAACGCGACGATCACGCTCTGGTCGGTCGATTTCCACCGCAAGTTTGTCAATCCGGACGTCGATGTCGTGCGGCTCAACCGCAAGGTCGGGATCGGCGCGATGGTCGTCTCGATCCTGCTGGTGCCGATCTACTCGAATGCAGAGAGCATTATCGATCTGTTGCAGCAATTGAACGGACTGCTCTCCATGCCGATCCTGTCCGCCTTTATCGCGGCGCTGCTGTTCCGCAATATGGATGCGCGCGCGGCGGTTACGGGGCTGGCCTACGGCGTCGGGATCTACGCGTTCCACACCTTCTATCTCTACACCGACCGCGCGGTCTGGGGCGGGACGACATTCTACCGCTATCTCGGCCTCGACTGGTTGCACTATATCGACGTGATGGTGTTCGTGCTGTTCAGCTCGGTCCTTGTGGCCTTGCTCACCAATCTCGTGGTGTTCGGCAAACGGGCGAAGTTCGGCTTCCGCTCGGGCGCAGAGGAGCCTTCTGCCGCTTGA
- a CDS encoding alpha-galactosidase, with protein sequence MTDKLQNIHELFELRAGGTLLALEARKGERAHILYAGPDLPGANAEELALLATRQHAPGTPAVHQRGSLLNEVGTGISGPSSLIGHRGGMDWAIDLRVVEVIELSPQAVEIHCEDSTCGLASVHSFALDPATGMLSSSTRIENRGDSTFDLDWCAALCLPFDPRLTRFLSFTGRWAGEFHIEEVPAFQGSIVRENKAGRTSHDSFPGGILASADTSEMHGPACGFHLAWSGNHRLRIDRHSDARGFVQMGEMGFPGEFRLAAGEHYQSPEALVAWSQDGLNGVSHAFHEYLCGSVLDKRSRTAPRPVHYNTWEAVYFGHDEDTLIDLAERAAAVGAERFVLDDGWFGGRRNDAAGLGNWWVSGQVYPKGLHKLAGRVRELGMEFGLWFEPEMVNPDSDLYRAHPDWVLRAEGVEPVPSRGQLTLDLTRSEVCDYLFDKINALVVEYAIDYIKWDMNRDIQHPGSGGRAVAGAQTRAVYALIARLRSAHPALEIESCASGGGRADFGILRNTDRVWTSDNNDARARQSIQRGASHFLPLRVLGSHVGPKRCHITGRKFSMAFRAASAIFGHMGMELDLRRESERDLAVLKAGIALYKQHRELIHAGRFYRLDGSPATNLVGCVGTDRCEALFSYAVLENEIVTLPARIHFAGLDPLAQYRVKLVWPQHNPSISSPSIVDAAGLQGEGTLISGAALMGHGIQPPLTHPDTCLIYHLKAET encoded by the coding sequence ATGACTGACAAGCTTCAGAATATTCACGAATTGTTTGAACTGCGCGCAGGCGGGACGCTGCTGGCACTCGAAGCGCGTAAAGGCGAGCGGGCGCATATCCTCTATGCCGGGCCTGACCTGCCCGGTGCCAATGCCGAAGAACTGGCGCTGCTAGCGACACGGCAACATGCGCCGGGCACGCCTGCGGTCCATCAGCGCGGGTCGCTGCTCAACGAGGTCGGAACGGGCATTTCGGGACCGTCCAGCCTTATCGGCCACCGCGGCGGCATGGATTGGGCAATTGATTTGCGCGTAGTGGAAGTGATCGAGCTGTCCCCGCAGGCTGTCGAAATCCACTGCGAAGACAGCACCTGCGGCCTAGCTAGCGTGCATTCCTTCGCACTCGATCCGGCAACCGGCATGTTGTCGAGCAGCACGCGGATCGAAAATCGCGGCGATAGCACTTTCGACCTCGATTGGTGCGCAGCGCTGTGCCTGCCCTTCGACCCACGCCTAACGCGCTTCCTCAGCTTCACCGGACGCTGGGCTGGCGAGTTTCACATCGAGGAAGTCCCCGCATTTCAGGGCAGCATTGTGCGCGAGAACAAGGCCGGGCGGACCAGCCATGACTCCTTCCCCGGCGGAATTCTCGCCAGCGCCGACACGAGCGAGATGCACGGCCCGGCCTGCGGTTTCCACCTCGCATGGAGCGGCAATCACCGCCTGCGGATCGACCGCCACAGCGACGCTCGCGGCTTTGTGCAGATGGGCGAAATGGGCTTTCCCGGCGAGTTTCGACTGGCAGCGGGTGAGCACTACCAATCACCCGAGGCGCTGGTTGCTTGGTCGCAGGACGGGCTGAACGGTGTCTCGCACGCCTTCCACGAATATTTGTGCGGATCGGTGCTCGACAAACGCAGCCGCACCGCGCCCCGCCCCGTCCACTACAACACATGGGAAGCGGTCTATTTCGGCCATGACGAAGACACGCTGATTGACCTCGCCGAGCGCGCCGCCGCTGTTGGCGCAGAGCGCTTTGTGCTCGACGATGGCTGGTTCGGCGGTCGGCGCAACGATGCGGCAGGACTGGGCAATTGGTGGGTGAGCGGACAGGTCTATCCCAAAGGCCTTCACAAGCTGGCGGGCCGCGTGCGCGAGCTAGGCATGGAATTCGGCCTGTGGTTCGAACCCGAAATGGTCAATCCCGACAGCGACCTCTACCGCGCGCATCCCGACTGGGTGCTGAGAGCTGAAGGCGTTGAGCCAGTGCCATCGCGCGGTCAGTTGACGCTCGACCTCACCCGAAGCGAAGTGTGCGACTATCTGTTCGACAAGATCAACGCGCTCGTCGTCGAATACGCCATCGACTACATCAAGTGGGACATGAACCGCGATATCCAGCATCCGGGCAGCGGCGGGCGAGCGGTCGCGGGCGCGCAGACGCGGGCTGTCTACGCCTTGATCGCGCGCCTCCGCTCTGCCCATCCCGCTCTAGAGATCGAGAGCTGCGCGTCGGGCGGTGGCCGCGCCGATTTCGGCATCTTGCGCAACACCGACCGGGTCTGGACCTCGGACAATAACGATGCGCGCGCACGGCAGTCGATCCAGCGCGGCGCTTCGCATTTCCTGCCTCTTCGCGTCCTCGGCAGCCATGTCGGGCCAAAGCGCTGCCACATTACGGGGCGCAAATTCTCCATGGCCTTCCGCGCGGCGAGCGCCATTTTCGGCCATATGGGAATGGAGCTGGACCTGCGGCGCGAGAGCGAGCGCGATCTGGCGGTGCTCAAGGCAGGCATCGCGCTCTACAAGCAGCACCGCGAGCTGATCCATGCGGGGCGCTTCTACCGGCTCGATGGGTCGCCCGCCACCAATCTGGTCGGATGCGTCGGCACCGATCGATGCGAAGCGCTGTTCTCTTACGCTGTGCTCGAAAACGAGATCGTCACCCTGCCCGCGCGCATCCACTTCGCCGGGCTCGATCCGCTGGCGCAATACCGCGTCAAGCTGGTCTGGCCACAGCACAATCCTTCGATCTCCTCACCCTCGATTGTTGACGCCGCCGGTCTACAGGGCGAAGGAACGCTCATATCGGGAGCAGCGCTGATGGGTCACGGGATTCAGCCGCCGCTTACCCATCCCGACACCTGTCTGATCTATCACCTTAAGGCTGAGACGTGA
- the pnp gene encoding polyribonucleotide nucleotidyltransferase, with protein sequence MFDTKTVSVEWGGKTLTLETGRIARQADGAVLATYGETVVLCAVTAAKSVREGQDFFPLTVHYQEKFSAAGRIPGGFFKREGRATEKETLTSRLIDRPVRPLFPEGFYNEINVICQVLSYDGETEPDIVAMIAASAALTISGLPFMGPIGAARVGFNNEGEYVLNPSITDALGEDGNLDLVVAATNDAVMMVESEAKELTEEQMLGAVMFAHEESRKVIGAIIDLAEQAAKEPWEVDTSDDTSAIKEKLRGIVGDDIAAAYKLTDKSARSDALNEARAKAKEAFAEEEGQTQMVANKAVKKLEAEIVRGAIIKDGTRIDGRKLDQVRPIEAMVGLLPRTHGSALFTRGETQAICTTTLGTKDAEQMIDGLEGLSYSNFMLHYNFPPYSVGEVGRFGFTSRRETGHGKLAFRALRPVLPNTEDFPYTIRVLSDITESNGSSSMATVCGGALSMMDAGVPLARPVSGIAMGLILEGSDFAVLSDILGDEDHLGDMDFKVAGSEEGITSLQMDIKVAGITKEIMEKALEQAKAGRAHILGEMAKALTGARTEVSKHAPRIETMQIDKSKIRDVIGTGGKVIREIVAETGAKVDIDDEGTIKISSSNADEIAAARAWIEGIVEEAEVGKIYNGKVVNIVDFGAFVNFMGGKDGLVHVSEMKNERVEKVTDVVSEGQEVKVKVLEIDQRGKVRLSMRVVDQETGEELEDTRPPRESKPRGDRGDRRGPRGGGGGRGRGGDRGGRGGNRDGGGDNDGPAAMPDFLKD encoded by the coding sequence ATGTTCGACACGAAAACCGTATCGGTGGAGTGGGGCGGAAAAACCCTCACTCTGGAAACAGGCCGCATTGCCCGTCAGGCAGACGGCGCTGTTCTGGCCACTTATGGCGAAACCGTGGTGCTGTGCGCAGTCACCGCCGCCAAGAGTGTTCGCGAGGGGCAGGACTTCTTCCCGCTCACCGTTCACTATCAGGAAAAATTCTCGGCAGCCGGCCGTATCCCGGGCGGCTTCTTCAAGCGCGAAGGTCGCGCGACAGAGAAAGAAACGCTCACCAGCCGTCTGATCGACCGTCCGGTGCGCCCGCTCTTCCCTGAAGGGTTCTACAACGAAATCAACGTGATCTGCCAGGTTCTGTCCTATGACGGCGAAACCGAGCCAGATATCGTCGCAATGATCGCAGCCTCTGCTGCTCTGACCATTAGCGGCCTTCCCTTCATGGGTCCGATCGGCGCAGCGCGCGTCGGCTTCAACAATGAAGGCGAATATGTCCTCAACCCGAGCATCACCGATGCGCTGGGCGAAGACGGCAATCTCGACCTCGTTGTCGCGGCGACCAACGACGCGGTGATGATGGTTGAATCCGAAGCGAAAGAACTGACCGAAGAGCAGATGCTCGGCGCGGTCATGTTTGCTCACGAGGAAAGCCGCAAGGTCATCGGCGCGATCATCGATCTGGCTGAACAGGCTGCCAAGGAACCTTGGGAAGTCGACACCAGCGACGACACTTCGGCAATCAAGGAAAAGCTGCGCGGCATCGTCGGAGACGACATCGCGGCTGCTTACAAGCTGACCGACAAGTCGGCGCGTTCCGATGCTCTGAACGAAGCGCGCGCCAAGGCGAAAGAAGCTTTCGCCGAGGAAGAAGGCCAGACCCAGATGGTCGCCAACAAGGCGGTCAAGAAGCTGGAAGCCGAAATCGTTCGCGGCGCCATCATCAAGGACGGCACCCGCATCGACGGACGCAAGCTCGATCAGGTTCGCCCGATCGAAGCCATGGTCGGCCTGCTGCCGCGTACCCACGGTTCGGCGCTGTTCACCCGCGGTGAAACGCAGGCGATCTGCACCACCACGCTCGGCACCAAAGATGCAGAGCAGATGATCGACGGTCTGGAAGGCCTTAGCTACAGCAACTTCATGCTGCACTATAACTTCCCGCCCTATTCGGTCGGTGAAGTGGGCCGTTTCGGCTTTACCAGCCGCCGCGAAACCGGCCACGGCAAGCTCGCTTTCCGCGCGCTGCGTCCGGTTCTGCCCAACACGGAAGATTTCCCGTACACGATCCGCGTTCTGTCCGACATCACCGAGTCCAACGGCTCGTCCTCAATGGCGACTGTCTGCGGCGGTGCATTGTCGATGATGGATGCAGGCGTTCCGCTCGCACGTCCGGTTTCGGGCATTGCGATGGGTCTGATCCTCGAAGGCAGCGACTTCGCAGTTCTGTCCGACATTCTGGGTGACGAAGATCACCTCGGCGACATGGACTTCAAGGTTGCCGGTTCAGAAGAAGGCATCACCAGCCTCCAGATGGACATCAAGGTTGCCGGCATCACCAAGGAAATCATGGAAAAAGCGCTCGAACAGGCGAAAGCCGGCCGCGCGCACATCCTGGGTGAAATGGCGAAGGCTCTGACCGGCGCCCGCACCGAGGTTTCCAAGCACGCTCCGCGTATCGAAACGATGCAGATCGACAAATCGAAGATCCGCGACGTTATCGGCACGGGCGGTAAGGTTATCCGCGAAATTGTCGCTGAAACCGGCGCCAAGGTCGACATTGACGACGAAGGCACGATCAAGATCAGCTCTTCGAATGCAGACGAGATCGCCGCAGCACGCGCGTGGATCGAAGGCATCGTCGAGGAAGCCGAAGTGGGCAAGATCTACAACGGCAAGGTCGTAAACATCGTCGATTTCGGCGCGTTCGTGAACTTCATGGGCGGCAAGGACGGTCTCGTCCACGTCTCCGAAATGAAGAACGAGCGGGTCGAGAAGGTCACTGACGTCGTCAGCGAAGGCCAGGAAGTAAAGGTCAAGGTTCTCGAGATCGACCAGCGCGGCAAGGTCCGTCTGTCGATGCGCGTTGTTGACCAAGAAACCGGCGAAGAGCTGGAAGACACACGCCCACCACGCGAGAGCAAACCGCGCGGTGATCGTGGGGACCGTCGTGGTCCGCGCGGTGGCGGCGGCGGTCGTGGCCGCGGCGGCGACCGTGGTGGTCGCGGTGGCAATCGTGACGGCGGCGGCGACAATGATGGCCCCGCAGCAATGCCGGACTTCCTGAAGGACTAA
- the glpD gene encoding glycerol-3-phosphate dehydrogenase yields MSENFDLLVIGGGINGAGIARDAAGRGMSVCLVEKDDLAAHTSSSSTKLVHGGLRYLEHFEFRLVRESLIERERLLGLAPHIIWPLRFVLPHDKGLRPKWMLRLGLFLYDNLGGRKLLPPTKTVDLRAAPHSEVLEERLTTGFEYSDCWVEDARLTVLNCVDAMERGAEIRTRTECTALERRRDVWIATLRGEDGNEERIVARQVVNAAGPWVDTVLGRAIPGAEHNNLRLVKGSHLIFPRLFEGDHAYIFQNKDNRIVFAIPYEREFTLVGTTDVGFEGDPSGIQISEEEKRYICDAVNEYLRVDVSPDQAVSSYAGVRPLYDDKSASNSTVTRDYVFEVDRGEAGDAPPMLSIFGGKITTYRKLAEHALEKLGHSKDDWSAREPLPGGDFAPEKFDEKLEWLSGRKPWTPADVLRRLYRAYGTRIEQVLGTAVSTSELGEHFGGGFYEAELNYLVEHEFARSAEDVLWRRSKLGLHLDDAAQQRLAAWFDKKALL; encoded by the coding sequence GTGAGCGAGAATTTCGACCTTCTGGTCATTGGCGGCGGCATTAACGGCGCAGGCATTGCCCGCGATGCGGCGGGGCGCGGCATGTCGGTGTGTCTGGTTGAGAAGGACGACCTTGCGGCGCATACGTCCAGCTCCTCAACCAAGCTGGTCCATGGCGGACTGCGCTATCTCGAACATTTCGAATTCCGGCTGGTGCGTGAAAGCCTGATCGAGCGTGAGCGGCTGCTGGGCCTTGCCCCGCATATCATCTGGCCGCTGCGCTTTGTGTTGCCGCACGACAAAGGATTGCGGCCCAAATGGATGCTCCGGCTGGGCCTGTTTCTCTATGACAATCTGGGCGGGCGCAAATTGCTGCCGCCGACCAAGACGGTCGATCTGCGCGCCGCTCCGCATAGCGAAGTGCTGGAAGAGCGGCTCACAACAGGCTTTGAATATTCCGATTGCTGGGTCGAGGATGCACGGCTGACCGTGCTCAATTGCGTCGACGCGATGGAGCGCGGCGCCGAAATCCGCACCCGCACAGAATGCACCGCGCTGGAGCGGCGCAGGGATGTCTGGATCGCCACTTTGCGCGGGGAAGACGGCAACGAGGAGCGGATTGTCGCGCGCCAGGTCGTCAACGCTGCTGGCCCGTGGGTCGATACGGTTCTGGGCCGCGCGATCCCCGGCGCTGAGCACAACAATCTGCGTCTCGTCAAAGGCAGCCACCTGATCTTCCCGCGCCTGTTCGAAGGCGATCACGCTTATATCTTTCAAAACAAGGACAACCGGATCGTCTTTGCGATTCCCTATGAGCGCGAATTCACGCTGGTCGGCACCACCGATGTCGGTTTTGAAGGCGATCCATCGGGCATCCAAATCTCGGAGGAAGAGAAGCGCTATATCTGCGATGCGGTGAACGAATATCTGCGCGTCGACGTATCGCCCGATCAGGCCGTGTCGAGCTATGCCGGGGTGCGCCCGCTCTATGATGACAAATCTGCATCAAACTCGACCGTGACGCGCGACTATGTGTTCGAGGTTGATCGCGGCGAGGCGGGCGATGCGCCGCCAATGCTCTCGATCTTCGGCGGCAAGATCACAACCTATCGCAAGCTTGCCGAACATGCGCTTGAAAAGCTGGGTCATTCCAAAGATGACTGGTCCGCGCGCGAGCCATTGCCCGGAGGGGACTTCGCGCCCGAAAAGTTTGACGAGAAGCTGGAATGGCTCAGCGGGCGCAAGCCATGGACCCCCGCCGATGTCCTACGCAGGCTCTACCGCGCCTATGGCACGCGGATCGAACAGGTTCTCGGCACCGCCGTATCGACCAGCGAGCTCGGCGAACATTTCGGCGGCGGTTTCTACGAAGCCGAGCTGAACTATCTGGTTGAGCACGAATTTGCCCGCAGCGCCGAGGATGTGCTGTGGCGTCGCAGCAAGCTTGGTCTGCATTTGGACGATGCGGCTCAGCAGCGTTTGGCAGCATGGTTCGATAAGAAGGCGCTCTTGTGA